In the Uranotaenia lowii strain MFRU-FL unplaced genomic scaffold, ASM2978415v1 HiC_scaffold_250, whole genome shotgun sequence genome, TATGCGTTGTTTCGAAGATCACAAAGTGGTGCAGTTGGAAGAGCTGCGCCAATCTTCGGAAAAAGTGGCAATTCATAAACCATTGTACTGTAGCGTTCATCCGccggaaaatttgaaatatttctgtttcAATTGCCAAATTCCAGTGTGCAACGAATGTTTGATCGGTGAGCACAAAGGGAAGGAGCATAATTATCAAATAATCAGTGAGGCTGAAAAGCCCATGAGAGCTGAGTTAGAATCTCTGATGAATGAGGCCAAGACGAAAATCGAATTTTGCAATCAAGCAACCAGCAATCTGGATGCCTCGTTGCATGACTTGCAGAACcaatttgaaacggctcgtgaCTTGATCAACGAATCATTCCAGAGTTTCAAAGCTGTACTAGAGAAGTGCAGAGACAATGCTCTGAAGAATCTCGAAAAGCTTCATTCGGAACGTGAATTGAAGATAATGGAAATGTTCCATACAGTCGAGAAAACAACTGAACGTATCGAAAATGCTGGGAAGTTTACCAAAAAAGTATTGGATCAAGCTAATGGCCCAGAGCTGCTCAGTTTGAAGAAAATGATCTCTAACCAATTCACCAGCTTGATGGGATCTACTCCAAAGGTAGATATCAGTTTTGCGTTGGAATTCCAGACCGGCTACGAAAAGTTTGAACAAGCTGCTCCTGAGTTGTTCGGATCATTCCGTACGGAAATAACTCCATCTAGCCCAAAAGAAACCACTCCGCCGCCATCTCTGCCGGGAATGAGTATTATGATCAACAAACCACCAGTTATTCCAAACGCTAGCTGTGGATTGTCTCAAGGTCCATTAACTGGATCTGTGACTGCCAGTAGTCCTATTTCGTTGCCAACGTCGATGCAATCTTCGTTCGATGGTGATATTTCCAACATTGGAAATAGCTATATGTTGCCACATGTTCTAACACCAGAACCACCAACATCGACACCAATTGCTAACAACAACCCATTGGCCGCAACCCCTGCTCCTGTGGGAGGATCCGCAACTCTTCCCGGTTTAAGCAGCATTGCCGAGTATAACCTACATCGACTCGCTAACCTTGCTGAAACATCTAACGAAATACCGGATGCCATTGTTCCAGTCACTAATAACCAACCGACTAACTTTACTCTGGCAGATTTAATTTCGGGAGACCAAAATGCTTTCCAAGCGCTAGCCAAGTACGGCCTGAACAACCCGGAACTGGCAGGTCCATCTGGCCCAATTATGCCACCACATGCCAATTTAGACAACTTATCACTTCTAAACGATTTCTCTGCATTACCTGGTCCATCTTCCGGCAACATGCTCCCAACGACCCCAATATCGATTGATTCTTCGCTTAGCGGTGGTGATATGGCGGCAATGAGCCGTTTCCAAGTAAATGGTAGAACTAAAGCTACTCCTATGCAGATTCGATGCAAGTTTGGTTCACTCGGTCAGACCAAGGGACAGTTTAATTCACCGCACGGATTCTGCCTTGGCGTTGATGAGGAAATTGTCGTTGCCGATACCAACAACCATCGcatcgaaatttttgaaaagaatgGCACGTTCAAGTTTTCCTTCGGTGTTCCCGGCAAAGAAGAGGGGCAATTGTTCTACCCAAGAAAAGTAGCAGTAATGCGTTCCAGTGCCAAATTTGTGGTTTGTGATCGTGGTAACGAGCGCTCTCGAATGcagatttttaacaaaaacggaCATTTTGTTAAAAAGATCGCTATTCGGTAAGGTTTTtgaaaagctaaaaaaagtgttttataaaaaaaattatttcaatctcAGATACATCGATATCGTTGCTGGCTTAGCTGTGACAAACAAAGGGCTTATTGTGGCTGTTGATAGCGTTTCCCCAACTGTTTTTATCATTTGTGAAGATGGGAATTTGGTTCATTGGTTCGATTGCAGCGACTTCATGCGCGAACCGTCCGATATAGCAATCAATGGTAAGACGTTAAATACAGTCAATCAAGCTAAATGTTTGATAACGCAATGTTTCTCCCAAGGCTCCGACTTTTACGTGTGTGACTTTAAGGGTCACTGTGTGGCAGTATTTTCTGAAGAGGGTACGTTCAAGTATCGTATCGGCAGCGAAAAAGTTACCTGTTTCCCCAATGGTATCGATATTTCGGACGCAGGCGATATCCTGATTGGTGACTCCCATGGTAATCGATTCCATGTCGCTTGCTACTCTAAAGATGGTCACTTACAGTCAGAGTACGAGTGCCCGTACGTAAAGGTAAGAATCCAGTGATGCAGGGTATGGTAATCCAACATTTACTACTCATAAATAGCACAGAGactctcaatgtttgttttCTTAAACAAACTTTGTGCTAACTCGTCTCGTTCTTTCAGGTATCGCGTTGCTGCGGTTTAAAGATCACTTCAGAAGGATATGTCGTGACATTGGCTAAAAATAACCATCACGTCCTCGTACTCAACACACTCTACATTCAGTGATTGACCGCCGGGGCTAGAATATTGAAACCGAATCGCTAAGCACTGAGGTAAAGTAAGAGGTAAGTGCTGTTGCATCCCAATTGCGATTCGATTTTTCTCGTGCGAGAATAACAAAACAGGATAATCGACCCAGATACATCGTGAGTACTATACAACCCTTCACAACCAACCATTGATAATGGTGTGTAGGGATAATTCattataagaaaaaattacaaagaagaTAAGCTTTCCTACTCAACCTACATAACTCAGAGTTATGATCGTGAATTGTTCGTACGctttacattatttttaaactacaagtcATTTCGGGCACATTACATCATCGGAAACCAAATGCCACCTACATCTCGGTTTAAGAAGTAAGCAATCCACAAGCCACAGGCGTTc is a window encoding:
- the LOC129759706 gene encoding B-box type zinc finger protein ncl-1, which gives rise to MASVGVFSFPTAITGGNSSAGGSNGTVSNSVTPVPPPSTMVKSITAAAPNAPTSSPQSATSAVVPGDESPNAPIGTNTVVAPITSASIVVPVATTVPPPSIIPNGIANTMVPGSTPLISLSPPPADCVPLVKPVALPVNGPVVSNAPPVVVAPKNTLFNDAFNLVDGSTLDELEPDVDNAGQVGGIGGVVVPSMNGFPLENGSLSECMEQDCALCQNKFVSPRVLSCLHVFCESCLEKMLNEDESKKLEGLIECPTCKQPTKMGSKGIGALHQDYILTNVLDLSTIEPSMLACTSCKSKEMAISRCNDCANFLCASCDNAHRYMRCFEDHKVVQLEELRQSSEKVAIHKPLYCSVHPPENLKYFCFNCQIPVCNECLIGEHKGKEHNYQIISEAEKPMRAELESLMNEAKTKIEFCNQATSNLDASLHDLQNQFETARDLINESFQSFKAVLEKCRDNALKNLEKLHSERELKIMEMFHTVEKTTERIENAGKFTKKVLDQANGPELLSLKKMISNQFTSLMGSTPKVDISFALEFQTGYEKFEQAAPELFGSFRTEITPSSPKETTPPPSLPGMSIMINKPPVIPNASCGLSQGPLTGSVTASSPISLPTSMQSSFDGDISNIGNSYMLPHVLTPEPPTSTPIANNNPLAATPAPVGGSATLPGLSSIAEYNLHRLANLAETSNEIPDAIVPVTNNQPTNFTLADLISGDQNAFQALAKYGLNNPELAGPSGPIMPPHANLDNLSLLNDFSALPGPSSGNMLPTTPISIDSSLSGGDMAAMSRFQVNGRTKATPMQIRCKFGSLGQTKGQFNSPHGFCLGVDEEIVVADTNNHRIEIFEKNGTFKFSFGVPGKEEGQLFYPRKVAVMRSSAKFVVCDRGNERSRMQIFNKNGHFVKKIAIRYIDIVAGLAVTNKGLIVAVDSVSPTVFIICEDGNLVHWFDCSDFMREPSDIAINGSDFYVCDFKGHCVAVFSEEGTFKYRIGSEKVTCFPNGIDISDAGDILIGDSHGNRFHVACYSKDGHLQSEYECPYVKVSRCCGLKITSEGYVVTLAKNNHHVLVLNTLYIQ